AGAGGATCCTTACCAGTATGTGGGTGAGTACGTGGGCCCGGCACAGGGACAGGGGCGGGGACAGAACGGTCCCTTCGCTGTCACAGGGCTGTCACGGGGCTGAGCCTGGCTAGAGGAAGCCCCCTTTGCCAGAAGAGATGTGAAACAAGATATACAATTTCACAGATTCCAGAGCCCTGGGCACGGCCGGCCAATGCTGCTCCCCACCCAACCCCACCCCCGGGACTCTTAAAAGAGGGAAACAGAACAACTGCCTAGCCAGACCCAGGGTCCCATGACCAAGAAGAAAGCAAGCACCATGACTGGGTCCAGGCTGGCCAGAGGGGCCACAGTGCAGGTGGCCGCCTGGGATGTGTAGAATAGGAGCAGGACGGTGCAGGCAGCGATCAGGGCGGCGGGGGGCACTGCCAGCACCACCCACGCCCTGCCGCGGGGACCCAGGAGGGGCCCCAGGTGAAGCCAGGTCCTTCTTATTCCAGCAGGAGGCAGCGCCCTGCCTGGGCCCTGCTGCCCACGGCGGCACAAGTTGTCAGCACGGATGAGGCAGGAGGGCTCCAGGACCCCAGTGAGGTCAACCACACCGTCCAGCTCATACCTCCCGTCTGTCGGGAGCTCCACCCGCCACTGGCTCACTCTGGCCCTCTGAGTCAGGGCCTTCCCCATCCAGTCCCCtaagcccgccttggcctccaggtGACTCACGAATTTCAGCATGTTCCAGTCGAAGACGTAGTCATAGGAGAAGCCCTGCCGGTGGAAGAGGTTGCGGAAGAGCTGACGTAGGTAAGAGTAGTCGGGCTTGTCGTCAAACCGCAGGGAGCGGCAGAAGTTGAGGTATGTTGAGAATTCAGCTGAGGAGGGATTGCAGGGGACAGAGAACGCAACCGTGAGGCCCATGCTCCCAGATGCCCTGCAGTCAGCACTGTCCTAGCCACCCACTGCCCCACAGATACTTCCAATCTGAGAGAGGCAAGAAAAGGAGGCAACAGAACCACGGCCTTCCCTGGCTTGCCTGTGAGCAGAGCCTCTGCCACTTTCAGAGCAAGGGAAGACCTGTGAACTGTGGCCAGGAGCTTCTGCCAGGTAGCCGGTTCCAGGAGCCACGCCCACAGCTCTTCCGCTGCCCTCACCAAGCACCTGGGGGCCCGCAGATCAATTGCTGCCATAAACTCAAAGGACTGCAAGAGCCTGACGGACCTTCCAACACAACCTGAACAAGAGAAAAACTTCCATTTCCTCCTCAAAAAAACTAGGGACAGGGCCCTTGGGAGATGAGGTAGGAATGTGGGCTGGGAAGCAACAGGTTTAACAGCCAGGCCAGGGAAACCAGGCCTTCCGGCTGTGCCAAGGGGTGGCAAAGAGCCAGGGTTACTGCTCAGGTGCCAAGGGCTGTGGGGCAGCGCAGTAtgggctttgttgttgttgttgttgttgtttttgagacggagtctcgctctgtcgcccgggctggacNNNNNNNNNNNNNNNNNNNNNNNNNNNNNNNNNNNNNNNNNNNNNNNNNNNNNNNNNNNNNNNNNNNNNNNNNNNNNNNNNNNNNNNNNNNNNNNNNNNNNNNNNNNNNNNNNNNNNNNNNNNNNNNNNNNNNNNNNNNNNNNNNNNNNNNNNNNNNNNNNNNNNNNNNNNNNNNNNNNNNNNNNNNNNNNNNNNNNNNNNNNNNNNNNNNNNNNNNNNNNNNNNNNNNNNNNNNNNNNNNNNNNNNNNNNNNNNNNNNNNNNNNNNNNNNNNNNNNNNNNNNNNNNNNNNNNNNNNNNNNNNNNNNNNNNNNNNNNNNNNNNNNNNNNNNNNNNNNNNNNNNNNNNNNNNNNNNNNNNNNNNNNNNNNNNNNNNNNNNNNNNNNNNNNNNNNNNNNNNNttggtcaggctggtctcgaactcctgacctcgtgatctgcctgcctcagcctcccaaagtgctaggattgcaggcgtgagccactgcgtctggccccaGTGTGGGCTTTGTATGGCCTCACCTTTCCCTTAGACAGTGCCTCAGGGACCCCCAGGCATGTGCCCTCCCACTGGGCTACTCACAGGGATAGCCTTTGCAGAGGACCTCAATGGGCGTTGACATCTTCTTCTCGCTGATCCGCTCATACTTCTGGCGCTTGGTGGCTGCTTTGAGTCCCTGCCAGGGCAGGGAGCCCAGGTTGAAGTACATGAGCACGTAGCCCAGGCTCTCCAGGTCATCTCGACGGCTTTGCTCTGCATAGAGAGTCAAACACTAGGTGAGGGACAGGGGTCCACTCAGGCCCCTAAGTCATCCTCTGGGTCATGCTCCTCACCATGCAAACCAGGACCCTCCTGCCCCCCTCATCAGATGTTGCTCACTGCACACATTTTAAACAGGCACTGCTATTATCTTCCTCCTACAGAGAAGAAGCCTGAGGCAGGGCCTTCTCAACTTAATTTGGGCCTAGTTTTTCCAGCTCAGGCACTTAATCATTCAATGACCATGACAGGTTACCTACTGCCCCCTTGCCTGGCCCACCCCGTGGAGAGGTCACAAGCTTCAGCATCAGACGGGGCCGGGGTCAAATCCAGCTTTGGCATTCGCTAAGCTGCATGACCTTAAGCAACCCATGTTAAACCTCTGAGCCTGTATTTCCCAGCCTGCACCAACagggcagaggaggaggcagggccaGGGAAGGCGCCCTGCACACACAGCTTGGCTTACAAAGGGGAAGACCCGACTGTGCAAGGACAGGGATTAAGTCCGAGCTTGGGAGCAGATGGGGTGGGGACTTTCTCACTAGAAAAGAGCCTGGGGGCCTCCATCAAGGTAGAGGGTGAGAGGGCTCCAGAGAGCCAGGCCCTAGCCAGCGGCCCTGGGTGCACACTGCTCCAGGCCTGGCTCCCTCACCAATGCCCAGGTGCGTGTTGATGGAAGCGTAGCGAGCCGTGCCGGTCAGGTTCTTGTTTTCCCGGTAGGGAATGTGCTGGTGGGTGCGGGCGTCCCGGTACTTCTTGGCCAGGCCGAAGTCGATGATGTAGACCAGGTTGCCCTTCTTCCCCAGCCCCATGAGGAAGTTGTCGGGCTTGACGTCCCGGTGGATGAAGTTCTTGGAGTGGATATACTCGATGCGGCTGATCTGGGGAGGAGGGGGCCGTTTGTTCAACAGAGGGGCCCTCGCCCAGTGCTCTGggccaggcaggggctggggccaCAGAGGTGGAAAACGCACACATGGTCCCTGCCCTGGAAAGGGAGAAAGGTCTGCCTTCGACCATGAAGGATGATTAAGGGGCAGGCCAGAGAAGGCCTCCTGGAAAATGTGACATCAGGATGAACTCTGAAGGGGGGAGTTCACCAAGTTGGTTGTGAGACAGAGAGTACTGCAGGAAAGCTAATCCAGAACTCCTGATCCAGAAATGAAGAGTCTGCTAGAAAGGCAACTGGTTCCCCATGGAAGGCCTGCCTGCCCGGCCCCACACTCATAGGACTCAGGGAGCCAGAGAGGCAACAgatgtgggtgggggaggggcagggagggaacACGGGGGAAGCCTAAACCAGGCAGAGGTGACAGAGGCAGAGCACAAAAGACAGGGCTTCCGAAGGATGCCAAACTCAGACAGGCACGTGGCcctcttttctttgatttttttttttttaagatggagtctcggtctgttgtacaggctagaatgcagtggcaaaatctcggctcactgcaacttctgcctctgggattcaagtgattctcctgcctcagcctcccgagtagctgggactataggcgcacaccaccacgcccagctaattttttgtatttttagaaaaaacggggtttcaccatgatggtcagactggtctcaaactcctgacctcagatgagctgcccacctcggcctcccgaagtgctgggattagactTTAGCCACCTTTTCAGTCGAGTTTTTAAAACTCAAAGTAATATCCATGCACATGCCATGGCTTCTGGCTCTGGTCCCAGGTTCAGCACAGCTCAACATCTCCTGCACCCTTCTTGGGTTTCACACCATGAGGGGCTCTGGCGACCCTCTGCTCACACACCTTCAGCCTACGTTGCAGGACTTAATGCAGACCAAGACTAAAACCCCTGTACAAGATCTCCACGTTCCATTCCAAGTTCAAAATTCTACAGTTTTGTGTCTTTAAGAGGCTTTCCTCCCTATGCTGATGAAGGGCTTAGTACTTAACGGCCTGTTAGAGGGGTCTGGTTTGGCAAGGCGCTGAATGGCATCTCACCTAATCCACCCGATCCCTTCAACAACCGACAAATGAGAGACTCTCACATGAGgccactgaggctcagagaggttcggCGTTCACCTACAGTCACTGGTCTGGAAGAGGACCCAGGTCTGTGTGACAGACCGCaggctttataaattacccggggCAGACCAGACGTGgcgatcatgcctgtaatcccatgtaATTGCCATCTTGGGAGGACAAGATGGGAGGACTgatcaaggccaggagtttgagaccaacctggtcaacacagtgagacccccatctctatttcttataattaaacaatatttttgaaataaataaataaaactacccCAGGCAGAGTCCCAGGCCCTACCCCAGGAACCTGACTTGGCAGGTCTGGAGTTGGGCCTGAaatccacattttaaataaacaccttggctgggcgcggtggctcacgtctgtaatcccagcacttggggaggccaagatgggtggatcacttggtaaaactctgtctctactaaaaatataaaaattagcccagcgtggtggcaaaggcctataatcccagctactcatgaggctgaagcatgagaattgcttgaacctaggaagtggatgTTGCaatgggccaagatcgcaccactgcgcttcagcctgggcgacacagtgagactctgcctcaaaaaataaataaaataaataaacacctaGAATTCTATAGCCAGTGGCCAAGGTCTCCTGGCGCAGGCCCATCCTCTGGCATCCTCTGGGGGCAGGAGGTAGGGCTGGTATCCTGGGCCCCCGGCTGGGGATGGAGGGGATGGGAACTCACCATCTGGTCGGCCAGGAGCAGCACCGTCTTGAGGCTGAACTTGCGGGAACAGAAGTTGAACAGGTCCTCGAGGCTGGGCCCCAGCAGCTCCATGACCATCACGTTGTAGTCGCCCTCAGCTCCGCACCACTTGATGGAAGGGATCCCCACTGGGGGTCAAGCGGAGGGCCTCTGTCAGGGGTCAGAGGCAGCCAGCCACGCCCAGCCCGCCCTGCACTCATGGCCACCAACCCCCACCCCGGCGCCTGCTGCCGCCCACCCTGTGCTCACCGCCGCCCTGCATCATCTTGTAGAACTTGCTCTCAATGTGCAGCTGGGGGTGCTTCGTCTTCACACACTCCAGCTTGATGGCGACTTCCTCACCAGAGGCGATGTTGGCACCTGCCCGGGGTGGGGAGGCAAGGGACCAGGGTCACCCTCAAAGGCCAGGCAGTCCCAGGCACCCCACTAAGCATTTCTGAGATCTGGCGTGCGCTGGGCCCGGGGCCATCTGACCTTGAGGAGCTCTTGGGGGAGGCTGGGAAGCGGGCAAAGGAGCCCAGGCAAAGGTTTCCTGAGGGGAAAGAAGGTCAGCGCTGTGAGGGACAGAGGTGACACACAAGAGCTACCCAGGGCCACAGGTGGGGGCAACAAGGAGGCCCAATGTGAGTGGGGCAAGGGGCAGGGATGCAAAAGGCTCACAGACCACCTAAGGGAGGGGACTGAGTCCTGGAGCTAATTTGGGCAGCGGGGTCTGTCGGTTTGAGGTGGTGGCACGTTCAGAGAAGGGGCCCAATGGGGCTGGGCTGCCGAACACACCAGAACAAGCCAGGACCACCCTGGCCTGCAGAATGAAGACGGGACAGCCACAGCAACCCCTCAGTCAACGCTGGTGCCTTCAGAGGCAGCCCTGCACATTCTAATCCAGTGCCTCCTTCGATTCTCACTCCCtagtagagatgagaaaactgagacccagctCAAGGTCACATGACCTGTAAATGGCGGCCTTGAGCGTCAACCCCAGCTCTGCTGGCCTCCAGCCTAGGTCAGAGGTCCTGCCTGCACCTCCACCTCTCCCCCAGTGCACTCCTGGCTTCTTAAGGGGCTCTAAGAAAATACCCTCATACACACAAAGGTCCCGCTCTCTGCCTGGGCCCACAGCCCAACTCAAGAAGTCACAAGAAAGACCAAACCCAAAGTGtaccttgcctcagtttccctagctgTATGGGGTGGATGAGATGAAGGGTTGGGgctaggctgggtgacagggtgTCTCCTTCTTGGGGCCAGCAGCAAGCCCAGTAGCAGGAGTAGGACACTGTTGCACACAAACAGGCCAGAACAACCCCCAGGgacacagccccaggaggagttcaagacagAAGAAAAGCAGGACCTCACATCAGAGGAAAAGACGAGACTATTCACTAATAATGCCCCTGGAACAACCGGTCGGCGATCTGAGAAAAGACACTATGGCTCACACCACAACCAGGAGAAATCTCAAGTAGAGGAAATGTTTGCATGTAAGAAATAAAGGCGGGGGTGTGAGTTGGCACAGCCCCTGTGCACCTCTTGAGTGAAGCTGAACATAAACAAACGCTCGCCCAAGCAACCCCAGTCCTGAGTGTACGTCCTTCAGAAACATGTGTGCACCAGGGGGACAGGACAAGGATGGATACAGGAACAAACAGCCCAAGTGCCTGGCAGCAGAAGAATGGGAACAGTGGTGCAGGCACCCGGGAATCCCAGGCGGCAGTGAAGAGGAAAGGATGCCTGCTTCACACAAGGACCCCAGTCCCAGGGGTGCACTCCTCACAGCAGCCAGAGGGTGAAAACAACCAACATCTGTCACAGACGAAAGGATGAACAGAATGCGGTGACTCCATGTGgtggaatgttattcagcaatAGAGAAGAATAAAGCACCGATACACACTATGACACAAGCGCACCTACCTTGAAAACATTCTACccgaggccaggcacggtggctcacgcctgtaatcccggcactttgggaggccgaggcggacggatcacaagttcaggagatggagaccatcctggttaacacagtgaaaccccatctctactaaaaacacaaaaaattagctgggcgtggtggcgggcgccggtagccccggctacttgggaagctgaggcaggagaatggcatgaactggggaggcggagcttgcagtgagccgggatggtgccactgcactccagcctggggcgacagagtgagactccgtctcaacaaaaaaaaaaaaaaaaaaaaagaaagaagagtgtgAGCACAGCTCTACTTGTTTCCATATCAAAGCAGGCAACAAGACAATACAGACTTGaacatgaaaaaaaggaaaagatgaaatGTCAGACGGTGGCTCCCAGGGAGGGATACCTTATGCCATGCAGGTATTCTGTATGTATTCTTTGTATCCACTCAGCGTTTAATAGGAAATAGCAATGAAATGTTAGAAGAAGGGAGAATTGCCTTATGGCCTCGGGGTTAGGCAAGGCTCTTATTTTCATCCCTGATTCAAAGTCctgaagccattaaaaaaaaaaaaaaaaaaaaaaaaaaaaaaatcccttctgcATGGCAAAAACACCAGAAATAAAGTGGTAAGAAACATACTCACTTGCAATTCTTATCACAGGCGAAGAGCTAATATGTAATGAGCTCCTACAAATCAGTCGGAAAGAGACTCAACAGAAAATAGGCCAAAGAATTTGAACACACActtcacagagaaagaaatcatTAATAGAAAAGCCTTACTCATAGGGAAAGATGCCCAACCTCCTtgtaagagaaatgcaaattaatatgaTCGTGAAAGACCATGTTTCACCTAGGATTGTCAAAAGTCTGACGAGATAACACACCCGTCTGTCGGCAAGACTGTGGGGTGGCTGAGCACTCCTCTCAGGTGTTCCAGGCGTGAACTGCTGAATCGCCACTGGAGGGGGATTTGACACCACTCAGCCCTGACCAGCAACCCCGCTTCTGGGAGTTTACCCAACATCCTAGCATGGTGCAAAACAAGGCGGGGACAAGGCTGTCGGCTGCAGGCTGTTTGCAACAGCAGAagcttggaaacaacccaaatgtccctcatggggggggggggggggcggcgggTGCTGATTAAATAAAGAATAACCCATCCACAAAACAGAATACAAtggaaaaagaatgaggaagctCTCTCTGCACAGAAGTAGAAAGATCTCCAAGATACAGgaagtgaaaaaacaaagcacAGAACAGTGTATATTCCACGCTCTCATTTCAGTTGTCTTTAAAAAGGTGGGGAACTAAGTATCTGTGTTTGGCTCTAGCTACATAAACACTGAACAGAAACATGACTGTACAGGGCTAAGTGGGTCAGGGAGGAAGAAGGGGGCACCTTCACTGGATACTGTGTTATAAGTTGCAATTTCTTTCAACacctttattgagatgtaattcagaTAACTCTTCAATTGACTCACTCAAAGTGTGCGACTCactgtttttagtatattcacaagctTGCGCAgccattaccacaatcaattttagaacacagTCAGCCCTTCGTATCAGCATCTGCCGTGGGTTCCGCATCTGCCGATTCAACCATAGATCAAAaatatgtggggaaaaaaataacaatacaacaataagaAATAggttgggccgggcacagtggctcacgcctgtaatcccagcactttgggaggctgaggcgggtggatcacaaggtcaggagatctagaccattctgactaacatggtgaaaccccgtctctactaaaagtacaaaaaattagccgggcgtggtggcaggcgcctgtagtcccagccacttaggaggttgaggcaggagaatggcaagaattcaggaggcggagcttgcagtgagctgagatggcaccactgcactccagcctgggcaacagtgcaaggctcgtctcaaaaacaaaaaaagaaataggttgggtgcagtgatccacatctgtagtcctagcactttgggaggctgaggaggattacttgagtccagcagttcgagaccagcctaagcaacatagtgagaccctatctctacaaaaaacacaaaagttagccaggcatggtagcacgtgcctgtggtcccagctacctgggaggctgagaagggaggactgcttgagcctaggaagtcaaggctacggtgagctatgatcacgccaccacattccagcctgggtgacagagcaagaccatgtctcaaaagtAAACAGGTAAataatataacaatttaaaatacagtacaataactatttacacagcatttacattgtatcaggtattataaataatctagagatgatttaaagtatatggaaaaggctgggcgcagtggctcacgcctgtaatcccagcactatgggagaccaggcaggcggatcacgaggtcaggagttccagaccagcctgaccaacatgatgaaaccccatctctactaaaaatacaaaaattagccaggcgtggtggcaagtgtctgtaatcccagctatttaggaggctgaggcagaagaatctcttgaaactgggaggaggaggttgcagtaagctgagatcacacaactgcactccagcctggcgacagagcaagactccgtctcaaaaaaaaaaaaagtatatagagGATGCGGGTAGGTTATACACAAACACTATAGTTTTTTATACTAGGAACTTGAGAATCAgaggattttggtatctgaggggGATCCTGGAACCTATTCCCCACAGGTACCGAGGGTGGGgggctgtattttctttttgagacagggtctcaatctgtcacccaggctggactgcaatggcactaacatagctcactgcagcctcaacctctggggtgCAAGtaagcctcccacttcagcctcccgagtagctgggactacaggcgccagccaccacacctggctaatttttatattttttgtagagacagggtttgccatcttgcctaggctggtctccaactcctgggctcaagtgattcacctgcctcagcctcccagtgtgcaggaattacaggcgtgagccatggtgcctggcccaggAGGGCTGTATTT
The Piliocolobus tephrosceles isolate RC106 chromosome 19, ASM277652v3, whole genome shotgun sequence genome window above contains:
- the LOC111549018 gene encoding casein kinase I isoform X6 gives rise to the protein MELRVGNKYRLGRKIGSGSFGDIYLGANIASGEEVAIKLECVKTKHPQLHIESKFYKMMQGGVGIPSIKWCGAEGDYNVMVMELLGPSLEDLFNFCSRKFSLKTVLLLADQMISRIEYIHSKNFIHRDVKPDNFLMGLGKKGNLVYIIDFGLAKKYRDARTHQHIPYRENKNLTGTARYASINTHLGIEQSRRDDLESLGYVLMYFNLGSLPWQGLKAATKRQKYERISEKKMSTPIEVLCKGYPSEFSTYLNFCRSLRFDDKPDYSYLRQLFRNLFHRQGFSYDYVFDWNMLKFGASSSQAQPRDSPVTAKGPFCPRPCPCAGPTYSPTYWCPAPLGTQSPPDRPMEEVEEVEELPQNYWPVVWTPGPHF
- the LOC111549018 gene encoding casein kinase I isoform X1, translated to MELRVGNKYRLGRKIGSGSFGDIYLGANIASGEEVAIKLECVKTKHPQLHIESKFYKMMQGGVGIPSIKWCGAEGDYNVMVMELLGPSLEDLFNFCSRKFSLKTVLLLADQMISRIEYIHSKNFIHRDVKPDNFLMGLGKKGNLVYIIDFGLAKKYRDARTHQHIPYRENKNLTGTARYASINTHLGIEQSRRDDLESLGYVLMYFNLGSLPWQGLKAATKRQKYERISEKKMSTPIEVLCKGYPSEFSTYLNFCRSLRFDDKPDYSYLRQLFRNLFHRQGFSYDYVFDWNMLKFVSHLEAKAGLGDWMGKALTQRARVSQWRVELPTDGRYELDGVVDLTGVLEPSCLIRADNLCRRGQQGPGRALPPAGIRRTWLHLGPLLGPRGRAWVVLAVPPAALIAACTVLLLFYTSQAATCTVAPLASLDPVMVLAFFLVMGPWVWLGSCSVSLF
- the LOC111549018 gene encoding casein kinase I isoform X3, with amino-acid sequence MELRVGNKYRLGRKIGSGSFGDIYLGANIASGEEVAIKLECVKTKHPQLHIESKFYKMMQGGVGIPSIKWCGAEGDYNVMVMELLGPSLEDLFNFCSRKFSLKTVLLLADQMISRIEYIHSKNFIHRDVKPDNFLMGLGKKGNLVYIIDFGLAKKYRDARTHQHIPYRENKNLTGTARYASINTHLGIEQSRRDDLESLGYVLMYFNLGSLPWQGLKAATKRQKYERISEKKMSTPIEVLCKGYPSEFSTYLNFCRSLRFDDKPDYSYLRQLFRNLFHRQGFSYDYVFDWNMLKFMRPPSCQPPALPCGRPRDELGCSPEPRGRGPGAARTRARGEDGAATGVRDPSPAPWPTHGGHCQPAPQCRRARGFHASLPHPASWQYFSQSDLTGRPGEEGEYEAAQGRARQRLLLRPHWAARGLPDPSLTGELPPASPSGPHN
- the LOC111549018 gene encoding casein kinase I isoform X2 encodes the protein MELRVGNKYRLGRKIGSGSFGDIYLGANIASGEEVAIKLECVKTKHPQLHIESKFYKMMQGGVGIPSIKWCGAEGDYNVMVMELLGPSLEDLFNFCSRKFSLKTVLLLADQMISRIEYIHSKNFIHRDVKPDNFLMGLGKKGNLVYIIDFGLAKKYRDARTHQHIPYRENKNLTGTARYASINTHLGIEQSRRDDLESLGYVLMYFNLGSLPWQGLKAATKRQKYERISEKKMSTPIEVLCKGYPSEFSTYLNFCRSLRFDDKPDYSYLRQLFRNLFHRQGFSYDYVFDWNMLKFGAARNPEDVDRERREHEREERMGQLRGSATRALPPGPPTGATANRLRSAAEPVASTPASRIQPAGNTSPRAISRVDRERKVSMRLHRGAPANVSSSDLTGRQEVSRIPASQVSCPLPVPLGLTTELETPQCEVRPRLCSSRPVDAACLRVNPFC
- the LOC111549018 gene encoding casein kinase I isoform X7; this translates as MELRVGNKYRLGRKIGSGSFGDIYLGANIASGEEVAIKLECVKTKHPQLHIESKFYKMMQGGVGIPSIKWCGAEGDYNVMVMELLGPSLEDLFNFCSRKFSLKTVLLLADQMISRIEYIHSKNFIHRDVKPDNFLMGLGKKGNLVYIIDFGLAKKYRDARTHQHIPYRENKNLTGTARYASINTHLGIEQSRRDDLESLGYVLMYFNLGSLPWQGLKAATKRQKYERISEKKMSTPIEVLCKGYPSEFSTYLNFCRSLRFDDKPDYSYLRQLFRNLFHRQGFSYDYVFDWNMLKFARSTSPSTAAAVTTFLESVLRQALKLEAGQRRPQPYPLPITDSLPWPPS
- the LOC111549018 gene encoding casein kinase I isoform X5, which codes for MELRVGNKYRLGRKIGSGSFGDIYLGANIASGEEVAIKLECVKTKHPQLHIESKFYKMMQGGVGIPSIKWCGAEGDYNVMVMELLGPSLEDLFNFCSRKFSLKTVLLLADQMISRIEYIHSKNFIHRDVKPDNFLMGLGKKGNLVYIIDFGLAKKYRDARTHQHIPYRENKNLTGTARYASINTHLGIEQSRRDDLESLGYVLMYFNLGSLPWQGLKAATKRQKYERISEKKMSTPIEVLCKGYPSEFSTYLNFCRSLRFDDKPDYSYLRQLFRNLFHRQGFSYDYVFDWNMLKFGAARNPEDVDRERREHEREERMGQLRGSATRALPPGPPTGATANRLRSAAEPVASTPASRIQPAGNTSPRAISRVDRERKVSMRLHRGAPANVSSSDLTGRQEVSRIPASQTSVPFDHLGK
- the LOC111549018 gene encoding casein kinase I isoform X4 — encoded protein: MELRVGNKYRLGRKIGSGSFGDIYLGANIASGEEVAIKLECVKTKHPQLHIESKFYKMMQGGVGIPSIKWCGAEGDYNVMVMELLGPSLEDLFNFCSRKFSLKTVLLLADQMISRIEYIHSKNFIHRDVKPDNFLMGLGKKGNLVYIIDFGLAKKYRDARTHQHIPYRENKNLTGTARYASINTHLGIEQSRRDDLESLGYVLMYFNLGSLPWQGLKAATKRQKYERISEKKMSTPIEVLCKGYPSEFSTYLNFCRSLRFDDKPDYSYLRQLFRNLFHRQGFSYDYVFDWNMLKFMRPPSCQPPALPCGRPRDELGCSPEPRGRGPGAARTRARGEDGAATGVRDPSPAPWPTHGGHCQPAPQCRRARGFHASLPHPASWQYFSQSDLTGRPGEEGEYEAAQGRARQRLLLRPHWAARGLPDPSLTDKCAI